Proteins encoded in a region of the Suricata suricatta isolate VVHF042 chromosome 10, meerkat_22Aug2017_6uvM2_HiC, whole genome shotgun sequence genome:
- the VEZT gene encoding vezatin isoform X4, whose amino-acid sequence MTPDFDEEVVFENSPLYQYLQDLGHTDFEICSSLSPKPEKSTVTEGQQKPPARALPKDIGFRLDSLHTILQQEVLLQEDVELIELLDPSILSAGQSQQQENGHLPTLCSLATPNIWDVSVLFAFVSLLIMLPTWWIVSSWLIWGVILFVYLIIRALRLWRTAKLQVALKKYNVHLEDMATNSRAFTNLVRKALRLIQETEVISRGFTLVSAACPLNKAGQQPSQHLLGLRKAVYRTVRANFQAARLATLYMLKNYPLNSESDNVTNYICVVPFKELGLGLSEEQISEEEAHNLTDGFSLPALKVLFQLWVAQSSEFFRRLALLLSAANSPPGPLLTPALLPHRILSDVTQGLPHAHSACLEELKRSYEFYRYFETQHQSVPQRLSKTQQKSRELNNVHTAVRSFQLHLKALLNEVIILEDELEKLVCTKETQELVSESYQILEQKLKVIQPHVQASNNCWEEAISQVDRLLRRNTDRKGTPEMVCENPRCTVVPLTQPTLHIADKDPIPEEQELEAYVDDIDMDSDFRKDDFYYLSQEDRERQKREHEESKRVLQELKSVLGFKASEAERQKWKQLLFSDHAVLKSLSPVDPVEPISNSEPSVDSDMGTVGKNDTEEENSKPSTADNEISSRTEYLCENPLDGNNKDNSANEAFLQGAEERVCSQCGSEEEFRQADVGSLSLPTAHPAPGDSLQPSIKQRLARLQLSPDFTFTAGLAAEVAARSLSFTTMQEQTFGDEEEEQIVQENENEVQEK is encoded by the exons GATATTGGATTCCGACTCGACTCACTACATACCATCCTGCAACAGGAAGTCCTGTTACAAGAGGATGTGGAGCTGATTGAGCTGCTTGATCCCAGTATCCTGTCTGCAGGGCAATCTCAACAACAGGAAAATGGACACCTTCCAACGCTTTGCTCCCTGGCAACCCCTAATATTTG GGATGTCTCAGTGCTGTTTGCCTTCGTTAGTTTGCTCATTATGCTTCCCACTTGGTGGATTGTATCTTCCTGGCTGATATGGGGAGTGATCCTATTTGTTTATCTGATTATAAGAGCTTTGAGATTATGGAGGACAGCTAAACTACAAGTAGctctaaaaaaatacaatgtccATTTAGAAGATATGGCAACAAATAGCCGAGCTTTTACTAACCTTGTGAGAAAAGCTTTACGTCTCATTCAAGAAACTGAAGTCATTTCCAGAGGATTTACACT GGTCAGTGCTGCTTGCCCACTTAATAAAGCCGGACAGCAGCCCAGCCAGCATCTCCTCGGTCTTCGGAAAGCTGTCTACAGAACCGTAAGAGCCAACTTTCAAGCAGCAAGGCTCGCTACCCTATATATGCTGAAAAA CTACCCCCTGAACTCTGAGAGTGACAATGTAACCAACTACATCTGTGTGGTGCCTTTTAAggagctgggcctgggcctcAGTGAGGAGCAGATTTCAGAAGAGGAAGCACATAATCTTACAGATGGCTTCAGCCTGCCTGCTTTGAAG gttttatttcagCTCTGGGTAGCACAGAGTTCAGAGTTCTTCAGACGGTTAGCCCTGTTACTTTCTGCAGCGAATTCACCTCCTGGGCCCTTACTTACTCCAGCACTTTTGCCTCATCGTATTTTATCTGACGTGACTCAAGGTCTACCTCATGCTCATTCGGCCTGTTTGGAAGAGCTTAAACGCAGCTATGAGTTTTATCGTTACTTTGAAACTCAGCACCAGTCAGTACCGCAGCGTTTATCCAAAACTCAGCAGAAGTCAAGAGAACTGAATAACGTTCACACAGCAGTACGCAGCTTTCAGCTCCATCTGAAGGCATTGCTGAATGA GGTAATAATTCTTGAAGATGAACTTGAGAAGCTTGTTTGTACTAAAGAAACACAAGAACTAGTATCAGAATCTTACCAAATCCTAGAACAAAAGTTAAAGGTGATTCAGCCTCATGTTCAGGCAAGTAACAATTGCTGGGAAGAGGCCATTTCTCAAGTGGACCGACTGCTCCGGAGAAACACAGATAGAAAAG GCACGCCCGAAATGGTATGTGAAAACCCACGTTGTACTGTGGTACCTTTGACGCAGCCAACTCTACACATTGCAGACAAAGACCCAATCCCTGAGGAGCAG gaATTAGAAGCGTATGTAGATGACATAGATATGGACAGTGATTTCAGAAAGGATGATTTTTATTACTTGTCtcaagaagacagagagagacagaagcgtGAGCATGAAGAATCCAAGAGGGTACTCCAAGAATTAAAATCTGTGCTGGGATTTAAAGCATCAGAGGCGGAAAGGCAAAAGTGGAAGCAACTTCTATTTAGTGATCACG ctgTGTTGAAATCCTTGTCTCCTGTAGACCCAGTGGAACCCATAAGTAATTCAGAACCATCAGTGGATTCAGATATGGGGACAGTTGGTAAAAATGATACTGAAGAGGAAAATAGTAAACCCTCCACAGCTGACAATGAAATAAGTAGTAGGACTGAGTATTTATGTGAAAACCCTCTAGATGGTAACAATAAGGACAATTCTGCAAATGAAGCCTTCCTCCAAGGAGCTGAAGAAAGAGTGTGTTCCCAGTGTGGGAGTGAAGAGGAATTCCGGCAGGCGGATGTAGGGAGCCTGTCCCTGCCCACTGCCCATCCAGCTCCCGGGGACTCACTCCAGCCTTCCATTAAGCAGAGGCTGGCGCGGCTCCAGCTGTCACCGGATTTTACCTTCACTGCTGGCCTTGCTGCAGAAGTGGCTGCTAGATCTCTCTCTTTTACCACCATGCAGGAACAGACTTTTGGTGATGAGGAGGAAGAACAAATagtacaagaaaatgaaaatgaggtaCAAGAGAAGTAG
- the VEZT gene encoding vezatin isoform X7, translated as MLFSVTKTRKKHSDRGTTKASCKSPAKGENILLKVAETIKSWIFSQYNKKDDLLHKLDIGFRLDSLHTILQQEVLLQEDVELIELLDPSILSAGQSQQQENGHLPTLCSLATPNIWDVSVLFAFVSLLIMLPTWWIVSSWLIWGVILFVYLIIRALRLWRTAKLQVALKKYNVHLEDMATNSRAFTNLVRKALRLIQETEVISRGFTLVSAACPLNKAGQQPSQHLLGLRKAVYRTVRANFQAARLATLYMLKNYPLNSESDNVTNYICVVPFKELGLGLSEEQISEEEAHNLTDGFSLPALKVLFQLWVAQSSEFFRRLALLLSAANSPPGPLLTPALLPHRILSDVTQGLPHAHSACLEELKRSYEFYRYFETQHQSVPQRLSKTQQKSRELNNVHTAVRSFQLHLKALLNEVIILEDELEKLVCTKETQELVSESYQILEQKLKVIQPHVQASNNCWEEAISQVDRLLRRNTDRKGTPEMVCENPRCTVVPLTQPTLHIADKDPIPEEQELEAYVDDIDMDSDFRKDDFYYLSQEDRERQKREHEESKRVLQELKSVLGFKASEAERQKWKQLLFSDHAVLKSLSPVDPVEPISNSEPSVDSDMGTVGKNDTEEENSKPSTADNEISSRTEYLCENPLDGNNKDNSANEAFLQGAEERVCSQCGSEEEFRQADVGSLSLPTAHPAPGDSLQPSIKQRLARLQLSPDFTFTAGLAAEVAARSLSFTTMQEQTFGDEEEEQIVQENENEVQEK; from the exons GATATTGGATTCCGACTCGACTCACTACATACCATCCTGCAACAGGAAGTCCTGTTACAAGAGGATGTGGAGCTGATTGAGCTGCTTGATCCCAGTATCCTGTCTGCAGGGCAATCTCAACAACAGGAAAATGGACACCTTCCAACGCTTTGCTCCCTGGCAACCCCTAATATTTG GGATGTCTCAGTGCTGTTTGCCTTCGTTAGTTTGCTCATTATGCTTCCCACTTGGTGGATTGTATCTTCCTGGCTGATATGGGGAGTGATCCTATTTGTTTATCTGATTATAAGAGCTTTGAGATTATGGAGGACAGCTAAACTACAAGTAGctctaaaaaaatacaatgtccATTTAGAAGATATGGCAACAAATAGCCGAGCTTTTACTAACCTTGTGAGAAAAGCTTTACGTCTCATTCAAGAAACTGAAGTCATTTCCAGAGGATTTACACT GGTCAGTGCTGCTTGCCCACTTAATAAAGCCGGACAGCAGCCCAGCCAGCATCTCCTCGGTCTTCGGAAAGCTGTCTACAGAACCGTAAGAGCCAACTTTCAAGCAGCAAGGCTCGCTACCCTATATATGCTGAAAAA CTACCCCCTGAACTCTGAGAGTGACAATGTAACCAACTACATCTGTGTGGTGCCTTTTAAggagctgggcctgggcctcAGTGAGGAGCAGATTTCAGAAGAGGAAGCACATAATCTTACAGATGGCTTCAGCCTGCCTGCTTTGAAG gttttatttcagCTCTGGGTAGCACAGAGTTCAGAGTTCTTCAGACGGTTAGCCCTGTTACTTTCTGCAGCGAATTCACCTCCTGGGCCCTTACTTACTCCAGCACTTTTGCCTCATCGTATTTTATCTGACGTGACTCAAGGTCTACCTCATGCTCATTCGGCCTGTTTGGAAGAGCTTAAACGCAGCTATGAGTTTTATCGTTACTTTGAAACTCAGCACCAGTCAGTACCGCAGCGTTTATCCAAAACTCAGCAGAAGTCAAGAGAACTGAATAACGTTCACACAGCAGTACGCAGCTTTCAGCTCCATCTGAAGGCATTGCTGAATGA GGTAATAATTCTTGAAGATGAACTTGAGAAGCTTGTTTGTACTAAAGAAACACAAGAACTAGTATCAGAATCTTACCAAATCCTAGAACAAAAGTTAAAGGTGATTCAGCCTCATGTTCAGGCAAGTAACAATTGCTGGGAAGAGGCCATTTCTCAAGTGGACCGACTGCTCCGGAGAAACACAGATAGAAAAG GCACGCCCGAAATGGTATGTGAAAACCCACGTTGTACTGTGGTACCTTTGACGCAGCCAACTCTACACATTGCAGACAAAGACCCAATCCCTGAGGAGCAG gaATTAGAAGCGTATGTAGATGACATAGATATGGACAGTGATTTCAGAAAGGATGATTTTTATTACTTGTCtcaagaagacagagagagacagaagcgtGAGCATGAAGAATCCAAGAGGGTACTCCAAGAATTAAAATCTGTGCTGGGATTTAAAGCATCAGAGGCGGAAAGGCAAAAGTGGAAGCAACTTCTATTTAGTGATCACG ctgTGTTGAAATCCTTGTCTCCTGTAGACCCAGTGGAACCCATAAGTAATTCAGAACCATCAGTGGATTCAGATATGGGGACAGTTGGTAAAAATGATACTGAAGAGGAAAATAGTAAACCCTCCACAGCTGACAATGAAATAAGTAGTAGGACTGAGTATTTATGTGAAAACCCTCTAGATGGTAACAATAAGGACAATTCTGCAAATGAAGCCTTCCTCCAAGGAGCTGAAGAAAGAGTGTGTTCCCAGTGTGGGAGTGAAGAGGAATTCCGGCAGGCGGATGTAGGGAGCCTGTCCCTGCCCACTGCCCATCCAGCTCCCGGGGACTCACTCCAGCCTTCCATTAAGCAGAGGCTGGCGCGGCTCCAGCTGTCACCGGATTTTACCTTCACTGCTGGCCTTGCTGCAGAAGTGGCTGCTAGATCTCTCTCTTTTACCACCATGCAGGAACAGACTTTTGGTGATGAGGAGGAAGAACAAATagtacaagaaaatgaaaatgaggtaCAAGAGAAGTAG
- the VEZT gene encoding vezatin isoform X3 yields MTPDFDEEVVFENSPLYQYLQDLGHTDFEICSSLSPKPEKSTVTEGQQKPPARALPKDIGFRLDSLHTILQQEVLLQEDVELIELLDPSILSAGQSQQQENGHLPTLCSLATPNIWDVSVLFAFVSLLIMLPTWWIVSSWLIWGVILFVYLIIRALRLWRTAKLQVALKKYNVHLEDMATNSRAFTNLVRKALRLIQETEVISRGFTLLLDRVSAACPLNKAGQQPSQHLLGLRKAVYRTVRANFQAARLATLYMLKNYPLNSESDNVTNYICVVPFKELGLGLSEEQISEEEAHNLTDGFSLPALKVLFQLWVAQSSEFFRRLALLLSAANSPPGPLLTPALLPHRILSDVTQGLPHAHSACLEELKRSYEFYRYFETQHQSVPQRLSKTQQKSRELNNVHTAVRSFQLHLKALLNEVIILEDELEKLVCTKETQELVSESYQILEQKLKVIQPHVQASNNCWEEAISQVDRLLRRNTDRKGTPEMVCENPRCTVVPLTQPTLHIADKDPIPEEQELEAYVDDIDMDSDFRKDDFYYLSQEDRERQKREHEESKRVLQELKSVLGFKASEAERQKWKQLLFSDHAVLKSLSPVDPVEPISNSEPSVDSDMGTVGKNDTEEENSKPSTADNEISSRTEYLCENPLDGNNKDNSANEAFLQGAEERVCSQCGSEEEFRQADVGSLSLPTAHPAPGDSLQPSIKQRLARLQLSPDFTFTAGLAAEVAARSLSFTTMQEQTFGDEEEEQIVQENENEVQEK; encoded by the exons GATATTGGATTCCGACTCGACTCACTACATACCATCCTGCAACAGGAAGTCCTGTTACAAGAGGATGTGGAGCTGATTGAGCTGCTTGATCCCAGTATCCTGTCTGCAGGGCAATCTCAACAACAGGAAAATGGACACCTTCCAACGCTTTGCTCCCTGGCAACCCCTAATATTTG GGATGTCTCAGTGCTGTTTGCCTTCGTTAGTTTGCTCATTATGCTTCCCACTTGGTGGATTGTATCTTCCTGGCTGATATGGGGAGTGATCCTATTTGTTTATCTGATTATAAGAGCTTTGAGATTATGGAGGACAGCTAAACTACAAGTAGctctaaaaaaatacaatgtccATTTAGAAGATATGGCAACAAATAGCCGAGCTTTTACTAACCTTGTGAGAAAAGCTTTACGTCTCATTCAAGAAACTGAAGTCATTTCCAGAGGATTTACACT TTTGCTTGACAGGGTCAGTGCTGCTTGCCCACTTAATAAAGCCGGACAGCAGCCCAGCCAGCATCTCCTCGGTCTTCGGAAAGCTGTCTACAGAACCGTAAGAGCCAACTTTCAAGCAGCAAGGCTCGCTACCCTATATATGCTGAAAAA CTACCCCCTGAACTCTGAGAGTGACAATGTAACCAACTACATCTGTGTGGTGCCTTTTAAggagctgggcctgggcctcAGTGAGGAGCAGATTTCAGAAGAGGAAGCACATAATCTTACAGATGGCTTCAGCCTGCCTGCTTTGAAG gttttatttcagCTCTGGGTAGCACAGAGTTCAGAGTTCTTCAGACGGTTAGCCCTGTTACTTTCTGCAGCGAATTCACCTCCTGGGCCCTTACTTACTCCAGCACTTTTGCCTCATCGTATTTTATCTGACGTGACTCAAGGTCTACCTCATGCTCATTCGGCCTGTTTGGAAGAGCTTAAACGCAGCTATGAGTTTTATCGTTACTTTGAAACTCAGCACCAGTCAGTACCGCAGCGTTTATCCAAAACTCAGCAGAAGTCAAGAGAACTGAATAACGTTCACACAGCAGTACGCAGCTTTCAGCTCCATCTGAAGGCATTGCTGAATGA GGTAATAATTCTTGAAGATGAACTTGAGAAGCTTGTTTGTACTAAAGAAACACAAGAACTAGTATCAGAATCTTACCAAATCCTAGAACAAAAGTTAAAGGTGATTCAGCCTCATGTTCAGGCAAGTAACAATTGCTGGGAAGAGGCCATTTCTCAAGTGGACCGACTGCTCCGGAGAAACACAGATAGAAAAG GCACGCCCGAAATGGTATGTGAAAACCCACGTTGTACTGTGGTACCTTTGACGCAGCCAACTCTACACATTGCAGACAAAGACCCAATCCCTGAGGAGCAG gaATTAGAAGCGTATGTAGATGACATAGATATGGACAGTGATTTCAGAAAGGATGATTTTTATTACTTGTCtcaagaagacagagagagacagaagcgtGAGCATGAAGAATCCAAGAGGGTACTCCAAGAATTAAAATCTGTGCTGGGATTTAAAGCATCAGAGGCGGAAAGGCAAAAGTGGAAGCAACTTCTATTTAGTGATCACG ctgTGTTGAAATCCTTGTCTCCTGTAGACCCAGTGGAACCCATAAGTAATTCAGAACCATCAGTGGATTCAGATATGGGGACAGTTGGTAAAAATGATACTGAAGAGGAAAATAGTAAACCCTCCACAGCTGACAATGAAATAAGTAGTAGGACTGAGTATTTATGTGAAAACCCTCTAGATGGTAACAATAAGGACAATTCTGCAAATGAAGCCTTCCTCCAAGGAGCTGAAGAAAGAGTGTGTTCCCAGTGTGGGAGTGAAGAGGAATTCCGGCAGGCGGATGTAGGGAGCCTGTCCCTGCCCACTGCCCATCCAGCTCCCGGGGACTCACTCCAGCCTTCCATTAAGCAGAGGCTGGCGCGGCTCCAGCTGTCACCGGATTTTACCTTCACTGCTGGCCTTGCTGCAGAAGTGGCTGCTAGATCTCTCTCTTTTACCACCATGCAGGAACAGACTTTTGGTGATGAGGAGGAAGAACAAATagtacaagaaaatgaaaatgaggtaCAAGAGAAGTAG
- the VEZT gene encoding vezatin isoform X8 → MLFSVTKTRKKHSDRGTTKASCKSPAKGENILLKVAETIKSWIFSQYNKKDDLLHKLDIGFRLDSLHTILQQEVLLQEDVELIELLDPSILSAGQSQQQENGHLPTLCSLATPNIWDVSVLFAFVSLLIMLPTWWIVSSWLIWGVILFVYLIIRALRLWRTAKLQVALKKYNVHLEDMATNSRAFTNLVRKALRLIQETEVISRGFTLVSAACPLNKAGQQPSQHLLGLRKAVYRTVRANFQAARLATLYMLKNYPLNSESDNVTNYICVVPFKELGLGLSEEQISEEEAHNLTDGFSLPALKVLFQLWVAQSSEFFRRLALLLSAANSPPGPLLTPALLPHRILSDVTQGLPHAHSACLEELKRSYEFYRYFETQHQSVPQRLSKTQQKSRELNNVHTAVRSFQLHLKALLNEVIILEDELEKLVCTKETQELVSESYQILEQKLKVIQPHVQASNNCWEEAISQVDRLLRRNTDRKGTPEMVCENPRCTVVPLTQPTLHIADKDPIPEEQELEAYVDDIDMDSDFRKDDFYYLSQEDRERQKREHEESKRVLQELKSVLGFKASEAERQKWKQLLFSDHGVKSAWN, encoded by the exons GATATTGGATTCCGACTCGACTCACTACATACCATCCTGCAACAGGAAGTCCTGTTACAAGAGGATGTGGAGCTGATTGAGCTGCTTGATCCCAGTATCCTGTCTGCAGGGCAATCTCAACAACAGGAAAATGGACACCTTCCAACGCTTTGCTCCCTGGCAACCCCTAATATTTG GGATGTCTCAGTGCTGTTTGCCTTCGTTAGTTTGCTCATTATGCTTCCCACTTGGTGGATTGTATCTTCCTGGCTGATATGGGGAGTGATCCTATTTGTTTATCTGATTATAAGAGCTTTGAGATTATGGAGGACAGCTAAACTACAAGTAGctctaaaaaaatacaatgtccATTTAGAAGATATGGCAACAAATAGCCGAGCTTTTACTAACCTTGTGAGAAAAGCTTTACGTCTCATTCAAGAAACTGAAGTCATTTCCAGAGGATTTACACT GGTCAGTGCTGCTTGCCCACTTAATAAAGCCGGACAGCAGCCCAGCCAGCATCTCCTCGGTCTTCGGAAAGCTGTCTACAGAACCGTAAGAGCCAACTTTCAAGCAGCAAGGCTCGCTACCCTATATATGCTGAAAAA CTACCCCCTGAACTCTGAGAGTGACAATGTAACCAACTACATCTGTGTGGTGCCTTTTAAggagctgggcctgggcctcAGTGAGGAGCAGATTTCAGAAGAGGAAGCACATAATCTTACAGATGGCTTCAGCCTGCCTGCTTTGAAG gttttatttcagCTCTGGGTAGCACAGAGTTCAGAGTTCTTCAGACGGTTAGCCCTGTTACTTTCTGCAGCGAATTCACCTCCTGGGCCCTTACTTACTCCAGCACTTTTGCCTCATCGTATTTTATCTGACGTGACTCAAGGTCTACCTCATGCTCATTCGGCCTGTTTGGAAGAGCTTAAACGCAGCTATGAGTTTTATCGTTACTTTGAAACTCAGCACCAGTCAGTACCGCAGCGTTTATCCAAAACTCAGCAGAAGTCAAGAGAACTGAATAACGTTCACACAGCAGTACGCAGCTTTCAGCTCCATCTGAAGGCATTGCTGAATGA GGTAATAATTCTTGAAGATGAACTTGAGAAGCTTGTTTGTACTAAAGAAACACAAGAACTAGTATCAGAATCTTACCAAATCCTAGAACAAAAGTTAAAGGTGATTCAGCCTCATGTTCAGGCAAGTAACAATTGCTGGGAAGAGGCCATTTCTCAAGTGGACCGACTGCTCCGGAGAAACACAGATAGAAAAG GCACGCCCGAAATGGTATGTGAAAACCCACGTTGTACTGTGGTACCTTTGACGCAGCCAACTCTACACATTGCAGACAAAGACCCAATCCCTGAGGAGCAG gaATTAGAAGCGTATGTAGATGACATAGATATGGACAGTGATTTCAGAAAGGATGATTTTTATTACTTGTCtcaagaagacagagagagacagaagcgtGAGCATGAAGAATCCAAGAGGGTACTCCAAGAATTAAAATCTGTGCTGGGATTTAAAGCATCAGAGGCGGAAAGGCAAAAGTGGAAGCAACTTCTATTTAGTGATCACG GGGTAAAGTCCGCATGGAATTAG